A genomic region of Gemmata massiliana contains the following coding sequences:
- the ribA gene encoding GTP cyclohydrolase II, translating into MPRTAEGFCSIDAALDDLRAGRMIVLVDDEHRENEGDLVMAAEAVTPAAINFMIRYACGRLCVSFSRPHAERLGLELLPGVNLDPAATPFTHNFDARFGISTGISAFDRARTVQVCADPASGPQDLVRDKGHVDGLIARPGGVLVRAGHTEGSVDLCRLAGLREIAVICEVLNEDGSMARLPDLREFCVKHELKMCTIADLIEHRRRREKLIKREISLKLPTEFGTFDLFAYTSMVDQEPHLALTLGGIGLSTAEASEPGPPSVPVQTESVLVRMHSECLTGDVLHSTKCDCGPQLKYAMQQVAEAGRGVIVYMRQEGRGIGLLNKLKAYKLQQEEGLDTVEANKRLGFAPDLRHFGIGAQILHDLGVRDIKLLTNNPRKVIGLEGYGLRIVERVPIQMQPGDHNRDYLQTKKDKLGHLLDEFETGGGD; encoded by the coding sequence ATGCCTCGAACCGCCGAAGGATTTTGCAGCATTGATGCGGCCCTCGACGACCTCCGCGCCGGTCGCATGATCGTGCTCGTGGACGACGAGCACCGCGAGAACGAGGGCGACCTCGTGATGGCCGCAGAAGCCGTGACGCCCGCGGCCATCAATTTCATGATCCGGTACGCCTGCGGGCGCCTCTGCGTTTCGTTCTCGCGCCCGCACGCGGAGCGACTGGGGCTCGAACTGCTCCCCGGCGTCAACCTCGACCCCGCTGCCACCCCGTTCACGCACAACTTCGACGCCCGGTTCGGCATCTCCACCGGCATCTCGGCCTTCGACCGCGCCCGCACCGTGCAAGTGTGCGCCGACCCCGCGTCCGGCCCGCAAGACCTCGTGCGCGATAAGGGCCATGTGGACGGGCTCATCGCCCGGCCCGGCGGCGTGCTCGTGCGCGCCGGGCACACCGAAGGCAGTGTGGACCTGTGCCGGCTCGCCGGGCTGCGCGAGATCGCCGTCATCTGCGAGGTGCTGAACGAAGACGGCAGCATGGCTCGGCTGCCGGACCTCCGCGAGTTCTGCGTGAAGCACGAACTGAAGATGTGTACGATCGCGGACCTGATCGAGCACCGGCGGCGGCGCGAGAAGCTCATCAAGCGCGAGATCTCGCTGAAGCTCCCCACTGAGTTCGGCACGTTCGACCTGTTCGCGTACACCTCAATGGTGGACCAGGAGCCGCACCTCGCGCTGACGCTCGGGGGAATCGGGCTATCGACCGCCGAAGCCAGCGAGCCCGGTCCGCCGAGTGTTCCGGTTCAAACGGAATCGGTGCTGGTGCGCATGCACAGCGAGTGCTTGACCGGCGACGTGTTGCACTCGACCAAGTGCGATTGCGGCCCGCAGTTGAAGTACGCGATGCAGCAGGTGGCGGAAGCCGGGCGCGGGGTGATCGTGTACATGCGGCAGGAGGGGCGCGGGATCGGGCTGCTCAACAAGCTGAAGGCGTACAAGCTCCAGCAGGAAGAGGGGCTGGACACGGTGGAGGCGAACAAGCGCCTCGGTTTCGCCCCGGACCTGCGGCACTTCGGTATCGGCGCACAGATCCTGCACGATCTCGGCGTTCGCGATATCAAGCTCCTCACGAATAACCCGCGGAAAGTGATTGGACTCGAGGGCTACGGTTTGCGGATCGTGGAGCGCGTACCGATCCAGATGCAACCGGGCGACCACAACCGCGACTACTTGCAGACGAAGAAGGACAAGCTCGGGCACCTGCTCGACGAGTTCGAGACGGGCGGTGGGGATTGA
- a CDS encoding redoxin family protein has product MRLTAFALLLLVTDAAPAADVAPAPREIAVADTSPKEAPKFRLPGEAGVGRLVPDVAFTDLAGKPGKLSDFRGSKFTVVAFTNTTCPLCKKYRPALLRLEKEFAARGVSFLFVNPTKTDKPGDHGFAGRYVHDTDGVLTAALGATATTEVFVLDSARTLQYRGAFNDQYGLGYALEKPRANYLVTALEDLLVGKQPVVQATTAPGCELTSDAAKLPRVALTYHARIERIVQANCGECHRSGGVAAFALDTYDSVVANKGMIRKVVNKGTMPPWFAAPPKKGAHSPFANDRTLAESDKNDLLAWLASDLKEGDVADAPLSRKYESGWLIGKPDVVYQISKPIEIPAEGVMPYQNASVETTYDEDKWVQALEVQPSAREVVHHVLVFALPKGSRGTGGEAQGFFAAYVPGNSGMVYPEGYAKKLPKGSLLRFQIHYTPNGKATKDQTKIGLIFAKQAPRYEVRVAGIANPMFTIPPGANNHKVNASLPVIPFETRILALFPHAHLRGKAAKYDLRTPDGKVTTLLEVPHYDFNWQLQYRFAEPVHVPRGSGLSYVAWYDNSDKNPANPDPTKAVKWGPQTHNEMHLGYVEFVLDARSTNENFDFPKPEVKIPKGGIVIPEQFKNGLKRFDTNGDGKLDEKEIDALPPAVKNAVLEYLRHTTSE; this is encoded by the coding sequence ATGCGACTGACCGCGTTCGCGCTCTTGTTGCTCGTTACCGACGCGGCCCCGGCTGCTGATGTCGCGCCCGCGCCGCGTGAGATAGCGGTTGCCGACACAAGCCCCAAAGAAGCTCCGAAGTTTAGGCTCCCCGGCGAGGCTGGTGTTGGCAGGCTCGTGCCCGATGTCGCGTTCACCGATCTCGCCGGCAAACCGGGAAAGTTGTCGGATTTTAGGGGTAGCAAGTTCACCGTTGTCGCCTTCACGAATACCACTTGTCCGCTGTGCAAGAAGTACCGCCCGGCGCTTCTCCGTTTGGAAAAGGAATTTGCGGCGCGGGGCGTGAGCTTCTTGTTCGTGAACCCGACCAAAACCGACAAACCGGGCGATCACGGGTTCGCCGGGCGCTACGTCCACGACACGGACGGCGTACTAACGGCCGCGCTCGGTGCGACGGCGACTACAGAGGTGTTCGTACTCGATTCCGCCCGCACGCTGCAGTACCGCGGTGCGTTCAACGACCAGTACGGTCTCGGTTACGCGCTCGAAAAGCCGCGGGCGAACTATCTCGTCACCGCGCTGGAAGACTTGCTTGTCGGTAAGCAGCCGGTCGTGCAAGCGACGACCGCGCCGGGGTGCGAACTGACCTCGGACGCGGCGAAGTTACCTCGAGTGGCACTCACCTACCACGCCCGCATCGAACGCATTGTTCAGGCCAACTGCGGGGAGTGCCACCGGAGTGGAGGTGTGGCAGCGTTCGCGCTCGATACTTACGACTCCGTTGTTGCGAATAAGGGCATGATTCGCAAGGTCGTGAATAAGGGGACGATGCCGCCGTGGTTCGCGGCCCCGCCGAAAAAGGGCGCCCACTCGCCGTTCGCAAACGACCGCACGCTCGCCGAAAGCGACAAGAACGATCTGCTCGCGTGGCTGGCTTCCGACTTGAAGGAAGGGGACGTGGCCGATGCCCCGTTGTCGCGCAAATACGAGAGCGGTTGGCTCATCGGTAAGCCGGATGTGGTGTACCAGATCTCCAAGCCGATCGAGATCCCGGCTGAAGGTGTGATGCCGTACCAGAACGCGAGCGTGGAAACGACTTACGACGAGGACAAGTGGGTGCAGGCGCTCGAAGTGCAGCCGAGCGCCCGCGAAGTCGTTCACCACGTCCTGGTGTTCGCGCTGCCGAAGGGCTCGCGCGGCACGGGCGGCGAGGCTCAGGGCTTCTTTGCGGCTTACGTTCCTGGCAACAGCGGGATGGTGTACCCCGAGGGCTACGCGAAGAAACTCCCGAAGGGATCACTCCTGCGGTTCCAGATCCACTACACGCCCAACGGCAAGGCGACGAAGGACCAGACCAAAATCGGGCTGATCTTCGCGAAGCAGGCGCCGCGGTACGAGGTCCGCGTGGCGGGGATCGCGAACCCGATGTTCACGATCCCGCCCGGCGCCAACAACCACAAAGTGAACGCGAGCCTGCCCGTCATCCCGTTCGAGACGCGCATTCTGGCCCTCTTTCCGCACGCCCACCTGCGCGGCAAGGCCGCCAAATACGACCTCCGTACCCCTGATGGGAAGGTAACTACGCTGCTCGAAGTGCCGCACTACGACTTCAACTGGCAGTTGCAGTACCGGTTCGCGGAGCCGGTACACGTGCCGCGCGGCAGCGGATTGAGTTACGTCGCGTGGTACGACAACAGCGACAAGAACCCCGCGAACCCGGACCCCACCAAAGCAGTGAAATGGGGACCGCAAACGCACAACGAAATGCACCTCGGTTACGTCGAGTTCGTCCTGGATGCTCGCTCAACGAACGAGAACTTCGACTTCCCGAAACCAGAAGTAAAGATCCCGAAGGGCGGTATCGTGATCCCGGAGCAATTCAAGAACGGGCTGAAGCGGTTCGACACCAACGGTGACGGTAAACTTGACGAAAAAGAGATCGATGCGCTTCCGCCTGCGGTCAAGAACGCCGTGCTCGAATACCTCCGGCACACGACGTCAGAGTGA
- a CDS encoding DUF4190 domain-containing protein produces the protein MAEPTQSPTLPSTADATPYVPISWTAVAAAVAAWKFAIALLLLGIFAFISKKPLLMQELLILPVIAVVLSFAARRIIRNSEGTRTGEGLANAAWWASLVLGLGYVAYLFAIDYSVRRDAANEVERWVGQVRDDKVVGAFYTTLPPGQRQGVSRNDTSLIEMRFRDELLMFRNSDLMRLALRNKGEGEFKYDSVGVADWSYKPGAIDCAFSGTVTCPEGKFPLMVQLKGIEGVTASEGGGGGRQWMVVRPQGGGFIQQDKVERTGYGWLLVLLEINGGSFGKGFIEYVNSGPFTQPFAYQGFVVEGGVPAEAVGASRNGTAVLASFVPLGVAAAGQGGCTRHMADHVFKLPGGGEPSSGQKEKFLASWNAQGVFEAGRRLKDAGGGVPDKDVILKVGDTAVEVYLPIEIPIQNTTGRAETARGKVVVACKDPALLAELKARKASAAGEKPTSNPPQELAQWVNIPWRVVRIESDLNPVSMHQASPGGPGGGPPPGMGGGGAGMHGG, from the coding sequence ATGGCCGAACCGACTCAATCACCCACACTCCCGTCCACCGCGGACGCGACCCCCTACGTCCCCATTTCGTGGACCGCGGTCGCCGCAGCTGTGGCTGCGTGGAAGTTCGCAATTGCGCTCCTCCTGCTGGGGATCTTCGCGTTCATCAGTAAGAAGCCCCTGCTCATGCAGGAGTTGCTGATACTGCCCGTTATTGCGGTAGTATTGAGCTTCGCGGCCCGCCGCATCATTCGCAACTCTGAGGGCACGCGCACCGGCGAGGGGCTGGCGAACGCGGCGTGGTGGGCCTCCTTGGTGCTCGGACTGGGATACGTCGCGTACCTGTTCGCGATCGATTACTCGGTCCGCCGGGACGCCGCGAACGAGGTCGAACGGTGGGTCGGGCAGGTGCGCGACGATAAGGTTGTCGGAGCCTTCTACACGACCCTTCCACCCGGTCAGCGCCAGGGGGTTTCGCGGAACGACACGAGCTTGATCGAGATGCGGTTCCGGGACGAACTGCTCATGTTCCGCAACTCCGACTTGATGCGCCTCGCGCTGCGCAACAAGGGTGAGGGGGAGTTCAAGTACGACTCCGTTGGGGTGGCGGATTGGTCGTACAAGCCGGGTGCGATTGACTGTGCGTTCTCGGGAACGGTCACGTGTCCGGAGGGGAAGTTCCCCCTCATGGTGCAACTCAAGGGAATTGAGGGTGTTACCGCGAGCGAGGGGGGCGGTGGCGGGCGCCAATGGATGGTCGTGCGGCCCCAGGGCGGCGGGTTCATCCAACAGGACAAGGTCGAGCGCACGGGTTACGGGTGGCTGTTGGTACTGTTGGAGATCAACGGGGGTTCATTCGGTAAGGGGTTCATTGAGTACGTCAACTCCGGTCCGTTCACACAGCCGTTCGCGTACCAAGGCTTCGTCGTCGAGGGCGGTGTCCCGGCCGAGGCGGTGGGGGCTTCCCGGAACGGGACGGCCGTCCTCGCGTCTTTCGTCCCGCTCGGTGTCGCCGCTGCCGGTCAGGGCGGGTGCACCCGGCACATGGCGGACCACGTCTTTAAGTTGCCCGGCGGGGGCGAACCGAGTTCGGGGCAGAAGGAGAAGTTCCTCGCGTCGTGGAACGCGCAAGGCGTATTTGAAGCCGGTCGGCGCCTGAAAGATGCGGGGGGCGGCGTGCCCGACAAGGACGTCATCCTCAAGGTCGGGGACACGGCCGTTGAGGTCTACTTGCCGATCGAAATCCCCATTCAGAACACCACCGGCAGGGCGGAAACCGCACGCGGGAAGGTCGTGGTCGCGTGCAAAGACCCGGCGCTGCTCGCGGAACTCAAGGCACGTAAAGCTTCTGCGGCCGGGGAGAAACCGACCAGCAACCCGCCCCAAGAATTGGCCCAGTGGGTCAACATTCCGTGGCGCGTGGTGCGGATCGAATCAGATCTCAACCCCGTGAGTATGCACCAAGCTAGCCCGGGCGGTCCCGGGGGCGGCCCGCCGCCGGGGATGGGCGGGGGCGGGGCCGGGATGCACGGCGGATAG
- a CDS encoding PIN domain-containing protein, whose product MVNCWVGTHVRLIICLQVINELDEKKDDSRLGNRASRTIKEIRAIRSSGGTVRKGVTLEIFNYAIRATDFPGTLSYDSKDDRIVHSVKKFIDLYPQLRVAVYTEDMGMGLRCGAHGVAVVEPDTKTRLENPQDELTKKYRQAVNDLAALKNRLPTFDLRVLPENEEFRPENKYELLKTWEPIDSEAEVAKLRTPQYKPTGAEGGIAAILARPLGDLIPNEEWECYEQDLAAYYRRYGQYVHQLNNWGDLIDRTIRLELWLANSGNTPAEDIDLHLMFPPRIRWVAEVGSKQAAMFARPDPPQPPKRPESRLLTNFSVRDRVISLSLANKSNDLSHIH is encoded by the coding sequence TTGGTTAACTGTTGGGTTGGCACCCATGTACGGCTCATCATTTGCCTTCAAGTAATCAACGAATTGGATGAGAAGAAAGACGATTCTCGACTTGGCAATCGAGCAAGTCGAACGATTAAAGAGATTCGGGCGATTCGATCAAGTGGAGGCACTGTCCGAAAGGGTGTAACTCTGGAGATATTCAACTATGCCATTCGAGCAACTGATTTCCCAGGAACCCTGAGTTACGACAGTAAAGACGATCGCATCGTTCACTCTGTGAAAAAATTTATTGACCTGTACCCGCAACTTCGTGTGGCAGTTTACACGGAAGATATGGGTATGGGTCTTCGTTGCGGGGCTCACGGAGTAGCGGTTGTTGAACCCGACACAAAGACGCGTCTGGAAAATCCACAGGACGAACTGACGAAGAAATATCGCCAAGCCGTGAATGACCTCGCTGCCTTGAAGAATCGTCTACCCACATTCGACCTTCGTGTTCTGCCGGAAAACGAGGAATTCCGTCCGGAGAACAAATATGAGTTGCTCAAGACGTGGGAGCCTATCGATTCCGAAGCTGAAGTTGCCAAGCTGCGAACTCCGCAGTACAAGCCAACTGGTGCGGAAGGGGGGATTGCGGCAATTCTCGCACGTCCCTTGGGCGATCTAATTCCCAATGAAGAATGGGAGTGTTACGAGCAAGACCTCGCGGCATACTACCGCCGGTATGGGCAGTACGTTCACCAACTCAATAATTGGGGCGACCTGATTGACCGGACAATCCGTCTCGAACTCTGGTTAGCAAATTCAGGTAATACGCCAGCCGAAGACATTGATCTCCATCTCATGTTCCCGCCTCGTATTCGCTGGGTTGCTGAAGTGGGTAGCAAGCAAGCGGCGATGTTTGCTCGTCCCGATCCTCCTCAGCCACCAAAACGACCGGAATCGCGGTTACTTACTAATTTTTCCGTGCGTGATCGTGTAATATCCCTGTCGCTTGCCAATAAATCTAACGATCTATCACACATACATTAA
- a CDS encoding type 1 glutamine amidotransferase family protein, whose protein sequence is MIRSLLPVVVALLVLAGPTPAFAQEKKPVRLIAEAEDFTVTSGWKVMPYRENYFAGTFAVAFLSRMACLSAPDEISSGKKAVAEQTITIPYADTFEIMVRYEQPYQFAAEFTVEVEQDGKVVGSFPCGRLTDPKIWAFNDHKRVPMERYSWSGTDNIVWQQPGNVKLAAGTAKLRLIATEQKDGDKPRVNIAKRNVDLVCLTNDKAGMEAQKKTGYLEFDGWLVQDGDVFVRFTNPKDGFGPVVPIVAPFDQGQHSPYYVHVRDWPTQQVMKSGRTVSELKYQNDGPRSTKVKSEILAPVVPTPATIPDSEYLQPGDTSGWIPLGPVLDSLNYSQWFPKAIYKGKAEGVHLRLEFGIPDGRGGIKLVKNAIVKGPAQNLSPACFDIPGCLNPNQDHLLALIKRYWKPEIRTQKEVLDYLNAEVAKFPQVGSVPKRMPIYGIMGFGSAHTAFPEAKQLALALGDNTTVDATGKKRELVAHWADPSLEWIKKQEMTRKGGFDDLAIVSYGDEIHLPAIPLKDDEFAKWLKDRGVTVEGAVKYTTDKKDPLYYYSQIAAKEKGAVKFAEGTAYYKSKGVLTGANYSPHANYLVTELDYIRPFKLKAMSMPWTEDYAWQIAEFSPQIVGYLASGLRAGAKYDDLPIHMYVMPHSPGQLPSEFRQSFYTSIAHGAKVINYFCATPSAVGATENYVDSYDLKMWKEIYTCTHEAGIFEDYIVDGKVRPAKVGLLLSSTDELITGVNNFSFALHNNERKALYYALRHSQVPVDFLSEDDVIDGRAKDYKLIYVTQQYLQSKCLDSLQKWCAAGGTVVAMAGGGYFNEFQKENPATAKFYGATGSKITTDPNLVSKYLGKENTPFFSKHDLPQYEPMDTAHWHIGGLSKIDPDPAPSPNHVFNVPVIGWKQALTATDGTVIGKFKDGSPAVITKRHGTGRAILFGFLPGQAYLQSGLPVRPVDRGANADSYAHFLPTGMRLHLLTRLADDFLGFGGRDAKPVVTTDGLVETMCIDTPAKGDAPAKLAIPLINWTGAEQTSLTVTIRVDKVSKVRSVERGELKFTQLKGAIQINMPLNVADMLLIDK, encoded by the coding sequence ATGATCCGCTCGCTGTTGCCGGTCGTTGTCGCACTTCTTGTGCTCGCGGGGCCGACGCCCGCGTTCGCACAAGAGAAGAAACCGGTGCGGTTGATCGCAGAGGCGGAAGACTTCACCGTTACCTCGGGCTGGAAGGTGATGCCGTACCGCGAGAACTACTTCGCGGGGACGTTCGCCGTCGCGTTCTTGTCACGAATGGCCTGTTTAAGCGCGCCGGACGAGATCTCCTCCGGCAAGAAAGCAGTTGCAGAACAGACGATCACAATCCCCTACGCCGACACGTTCGAGATCATGGTTCGGTACGAGCAACCGTACCAGTTCGCGGCCGAGTTCACGGTCGAAGTCGAGCAGGACGGCAAAGTCGTCGGGAGCTTCCCGTGCGGGCGCCTGACCGATCCGAAAATCTGGGCGTTCAACGATCACAAGCGCGTCCCAATGGAACGCTACTCGTGGAGCGGCACCGACAACATCGTCTGGCAGCAACCCGGCAACGTGAAACTGGCCGCTGGCACCGCGAAACTGCGGCTCATCGCGACCGAGCAGAAGGACGGCGACAAGCCGCGCGTGAACATCGCGAAGCGCAACGTCGATCTCGTGTGCCTGACGAACGACAAAGCCGGCATGGAGGCCCAAAAGAAAACGGGCTACCTCGAATTCGACGGCTGGCTCGTACAGGACGGCGACGTGTTCGTCCGGTTCACAAACCCGAAGGACGGGTTCGGGCCAGTCGTTCCGATCGTCGCGCCGTTCGACCAGGGGCAGCACTCGCCGTACTACGTTCACGTCCGCGACTGGCCCACCCAACAAGTGATGAAAAGCGGGCGCACGGTATCGGAACTGAAGTACCAGAACGACGGCCCGCGTTCCACCAAAGTGAAGTCGGAAATACTCGCCCCGGTCGTCCCCACCCCGGCAACGATTCCGGATAGCGAGTACCTGCAACCGGGGGATACGTCGGGGTGGATACCGCTCGGTCCTGTACTTGATTCGCTCAACTACTCGCAATGGTTTCCGAAGGCGATCTACAAGGGCAAAGCCGAGGGCGTCCACCTCCGCCTGGAGTTCGGTATCCCGGACGGTCGTGGTGGGATCAAGTTGGTGAAGAACGCGATAGTAAAGGGGCCGGCGCAGAACCTCTCGCCCGCGTGCTTCGATATTCCGGGTTGCCTGAACCCGAACCAGGACCACCTGCTCGCGCTCATCAAGCGGTACTGGAAGCCCGAAATCCGCACCCAGAAAGAGGTCTTGGACTACCTGAATGCAGAAGTCGCGAAATTCCCGCAAGTCGGCAGCGTGCCGAAACGAATGCCGATCTACGGCATCATGGGTTTCGGTTCCGCACACACCGCGTTCCCCGAAGCGAAGCAACTCGCCCTCGCGTTGGGCGATAACACCACGGTTGACGCGACCGGCAAGAAGCGCGAGCTGGTTGCGCACTGGGCCGATCCGTCCCTGGAGTGGATCAAGAAGCAAGAAATGACACGCAAGGGCGGGTTCGATGACCTCGCCATTGTGAGTTATGGCGACGAGATTCACCTGCCGGCGATCCCACTTAAAGACGACGAGTTCGCAAAGTGGCTGAAGGATCGGGGAGTAACCGTTGAAGGCGCGGTGAAGTACACGACCGACAAGAAAGACCCGCTCTACTATTACTCCCAGATCGCGGCCAAAGAGAAAGGCGCGGTGAAGTTCGCCGAGGGGACCGCTTACTACAAGTCGAAGGGCGTGCTCACCGGCGCGAACTACTCACCGCACGCGAACTACCTCGTCACCGAACTCGATTACATCCGCCCGTTCAAGCTCAAAGCAATGTCGATGCCGTGGACGGAAGACTACGCCTGGCAGATCGCGGAGTTCAGTCCGCAAATTGTGGGCTACCTCGCGAGCGGGCTGCGGGCGGGGGCGAAGTATGATGACCTGCCGATTCACATGTACGTGATGCCGCACTCACCGGGCCAGTTGCCGAGCGAGTTCCGGCAGAGCTTCTACACGTCGATCGCACACGGCGCGAAGGTGATTAACTACTTCTGTGCGACGCCGTCCGCCGTGGGTGCCACCGAAAACTACGTCGACAGCTACGACCTGAAGATGTGGAAGGAGATCTACACCTGCACGCACGAAGCCGGCATCTTTGAAGACTACATCGTGGACGGCAAGGTGCGCCCGGCGAAAGTGGGGCTGCTCCTTTCGAGCACGGACGAGTTAATTACCGGCGTCAACAACTTCTCCTTCGCGCTCCACAACAACGAGCGCAAGGCGCTCTATTACGCGCTGCGGCACTCGCAGGTACCGGTCGATTTTCTGTCGGAAGACGACGTGATCGACGGCCGGGCGAAGGACTACAAGCTCATCTACGTCACACAGCAGTACCTCCAGTCCAAGTGCCTGGATTCGCTCCAGAAGTGGTGCGCGGCCGGGGGAACGGTCGTCGCGATGGCCGGCGGCGGGTACTTCAACGAGTTCCAGAAGGAGAACCCGGCGACCGCGAAGTTCTACGGCGCCACCGGCAGCAAGATCACAACCGACCCCAACCTCGTCTCCAAGTATCTGGGCAAGGAAAATACGCCGTTCTTCAGCAAGCACGATCTCCCGCAGTACGAGCCGATGGACACCGCTCACTGGCACATCGGCGGGTTGTCGAAGATCGACCCGGACCCGGCCCCGTCGCCGAACCACGTGTTCAACGTGCCCGTAATCGGGTGGAAGCAGGCCCTCACCGCGACCGATGGCACGGTCATCGGTAAGTTCAAAGACGGCTCCCCCGCAGTGATTACGAAGCGGCACGGGACCGGGCGCGCGATCCTGTTCGGGTTTCTGCCGGGACAAGCGTACCTGCAAAGCGGTTTACCGGTCCGCCCGGTCGATCGCGGGGCCAATGCGGACAGTTACGCCCACTTCCTGCCCACGGGAATGCGGCTCCACCTGCTCACGCGGTTGGCGGACGACTTCTTGGGATTCGGCGGGCGCGACGCGAAGCCCGTCGTCACCACGGACGGACTCGTGGAAACGATGTGTATCGATACGCCCGCGAAGGGCGACGCACCGGCCAAACTCGCGATCCCGCTCATCAACTGGACCGGCGCGGAACAGACTTCGTTGACAGTCACGATCCGCGTCGACAAGGTGAGCAAGGTGCGCAGCGTCGAACGCGGTGAGTTGAAGTTCACGCAGCTCAAAGGCGCCATTCAGATCAACATGCCGCTGAACGTCGCGGACATGCTCCTCATCGACAAGTAG
- a CDS encoding RNA polymerase sigma factor — protein sequence MNPTRIHTVASRFTVPRSRTDAPTDAELLGRFLDARDQSAFADLVTRHAPAVRAVCRSVLRDPNDADDAAQATFLVLVRRAGAVRDRAALGGWLSRVAWRTANRLRADNLRRDDRTAGVDPDFTPAAQIIGDSPDLAAVLDEIGKLPERYRVAVLTCYATETPTAEAARQLGWPKGTLLTRLAWARKRLRDRLARRGVTLAGGLVVVLADRLGSAGAATFTDRITRVAAALVADARVEDGLVSERVFPLTNGVVRAMIGTKLKAAIGIGFLVAVLLGLGLGRSTVAVAEANPGDGKKPATADKVEKADKGAPAKADEEQQPNVVVTGPGKELVVRRPLGSYTREVQPYGRATLTFTEDRLHVQATVSIEKFTVTVTADADYSVNRESLVYGVITGADATGAGEAAGAFAPFAAVATDLPFAFRVRVEDDAITIKDIKAGPFGSPLLMEALTNEKTGKEMLLVASMVGGKYKIDTSPDRNAAPPVARPRKK from the coding sequence ATGAACCCGACTCGAATCCACACCGTTGCAAGCCGGTTCACCGTTCCGCGGTCACGGACCGACGCGCCAACCGACGCCGAACTGCTCGGCCGGTTTCTAGACGCGCGCGACCAGAGTGCGTTCGCCGATCTCGTCACGCGGCACGCGCCGGCGGTCCGGGCGGTATGCCGGTCGGTGCTCCGCGACCCGAATGACGCCGACGACGCGGCTCAGGCCACGTTCCTGGTGCTCGTTCGCCGGGCAGGGGCGGTTCGCGATCGCGCTGCGCTCGGCGGGTGGCTCAGCCGAGTTGCATGGCGCACGGCGAATCGGCTTCGTGCCGACAACCTGCGTCGCGACGACCGGACCGCCGGTGTTGATCCCGATTTCACACCCGCAGCACAGATTATCGGCGATTCACCCGACCTGGCGGCGGTGCTCGACGAGATCGGGAAGTTGCCGGAGCGGTATCGCGTCGCGGTGCTCACTTGCTACGCGACCGAGACGCCGACGGCCGAGGCCGCGCGACAACTCGGGTGGCCGAAGGGCACGCTCCTGACGCGACTAGCCTGGGCGCGAAAGCGGCTCCGGGACCGGTTGGCTCGACGGGGCGTTACCCTCGCGGGCGGATTGGTTGTGGTTCTCGCGGACCGGCTCGGGTCGGCCGGGGCCGCAACGTTTACGGATCGAATCACGCGGGTCGCTGCGGCGCTGGTCGCCGACGCCCGAGTGGAAGACGGATTGGTATCGGAACGAGTTTTCCCTCTCACGAATGGAGTGGTGCGAGCGATGATCGGAACCAAACTCAAAGCGGCTATCGGAATCGGATTCCTTGTGGCCGTACTACTCGGGCTGGGGCTCGGCCGCTCGACGGTCGCAGTTGCCGAAGCGAACCCGGGTGACGGCAAGAAACCGGCCACTGCTGATAAGGTGGAAAAGGCCGACAAAGGAGCGCCGGCGAAGGCGGACGAAGAGCAACAACCGAACGTTGTGGTGACCGGTCCGGGCAAGGAACTCGTGGTGCGCCGGCCGCTCGGCAGCTACACCCGCGAAGTTCAACCATACGGCCGCGCGACACTTACGTTCACCGAAGACCGGCTGCACGTTCAGGCAACCGTGAGTATCGAGAAGTTCACCGTCACCGTCACCGCGGACGCCGACTACAGCGTCAACCGCGAGAGCCTTGTGTACGGGGTGATCACAGGGGCAGACGCTACCGGCGCGGGTGAGGCCGCGGGAGCGTTCGCACCGTTTGCTGCGGTCGCGACCGACCTGCCCTTCGCGTTCCGGGTTCGGGTCGAGGACGACGCGATTACGATCAAAGACATCAAGGCCGGGCCGTTCGGCTCGCCGCTGCTCATGGAGGCACTGACGAATGAGAAAACGGGCAAGGAGATGCTCTTGGTAGCGTCTATGGTGGGCGGGAAATACAAGATCGACACGAGCCCGGATCGGAACGCCGCTCCGCCAGTTGCCCGTCCGCGGAAGAAATAA